A genomic window from Osmia bicornis bicornis chromosome 6, iOsmBic2.1, whole genome shotgun sequence includes:
- the LOC123987909 gene encoding jerky protein homolog yields MAEIQKKKRVFLSVEQKMQIAEELQKGITVKALCREYGVSQDVIHRIRRDCRLLSSFGTRGGRVLQHKNRRRSSIEDLEEGFYAWFVQQRAMGNPITDLLLLEKAREILDVQGGTSYAGSRGWLWKFKQRYAIHSAHAHGEKASADEDGARNFIKIFNEKIEEEDLNLNLIFNMDEAGLLWKLFLRRAS; encoded by the coding sequence ATGGCcgaaattcaaaaaaagaaaagagtttTTCTATCGGTGGAGCAGAAGATGCAAATTGCCGAAGAATTACAGAAGGGAATTACGGTGAAAGCACTTTGTCGAGAATATGGAGTATCGCAGGATGTGATTCATCGGATTCGTCGTGACTGTAGACTCCTATCCAGTTTTGGGACCCGAGGGGGCCGTGTATTGCAACACAAAAATCGAAGACGATCTTCGATTGAAGATTTAGAAGAGGGATTCTATGCATGGTTCGTTCAACAACGAGCGATGGGAAACCCCATAACAGATTTGCTGTTGCTGGAAAAGGCCCGCGAAATATTGGATGTGCAGGGAGGAACATCATATGCTGGAAGCAGGGGCTGGTTGTGGAAATTTAAACAACGCTATGCGATCCACTCAGCCCATGCTCATGGCGAAAAAGCAAGTGCTGACGAAGATGGTGCGCGAAATTTTATAAagatatttaatgaaaaaatcgAGGAAGaggatttaaatttaaatttaatatttaatatggACGAAGCAGGCCTTCTATGGAAACTATTCCTTCGAAGAGCCTCATAA